A genomic segment from Biomphalaria glabrata chromosome 16, xgBioGlab47.1, whole genome shotgun sequence encodes:
- the LOC129923434 gene encoding mucin-2-like, translating to TTPTTTTTPTNTTTLTTTTTPTSTTTPTTNTTPTTTTTPTTTTTPTTTTTPTTNTTPTTTTQATTTTPTTSTTPTTTTTPTTSTTPTTTTTTTTTTPTTTTTPTTTTTPTTTTTPTTTTTPSTSTTQTTTTPTTTTTPTTTTTPTTTTTPTTSTTLTTTTTPSTTTTQTTTTTQTTTTTPTTTTTPTTTTTPSTTTTPFTTATPTTTITPSTTTTPTTTITPSTTTTPTTTTTPTTTTTPTTTTTPTTTTTPSTTTTQTTTTTQTTTTTPTTTTPSTTTTPTTTTTPTTTTTPTTLTTPTTTTTPTTTTTPTTTTTQTTTTTPTTTTTPTTSTTQTTTTPTTTTTPTTTTTPTTTNTPTTTTTPTTPTTTTTPTTTSTPTTTTTPTTTTTLSTTTTPTTTTTPTTTFTTTTPTTTTTPSTTTTPATTTTPTTTTTPTTTTTPTTTTTTTTPTTTTTPSTTTTPATTTTPTTTSTPTTTTKPTSTIIPTTTTTPSTTTTPTTTTTPSTTTTSTTASTPTTTTTTTTTTPTFTTTPTTTTTPTTTTTPTTTTTPTTTTTPTTTTTPTTTTTPTTTTTPTFTTSTTTTTPTTTTTPTTTPTTTTTPTTTTTPTTTTTPTTTTTPTTTTTPTTTTTPTTTTTPSTTTTPTTTITPTTTTTTPTTTTTPTITTTPTTTTTPTTTTTPSTSTTQTTTTPTTTTTPSTTTTPTTTNTPTTTTTPTTTTTPTTTTTPITTTTPTTTTTPTTSTTLNTTTTPSNTPTTTTTQTTTTSPTPTTTQITTTTPTTTTTPTTTTTPSTTTTPFTTATPTTTTTPTSTTRPTSTNTPSTTTTPTTTTTPTNTTTLTTTTTPTSTTTPTTNTTPTTTTTPTTTTTPTTTTTPTTNTTPTTTTQATTTTPTTSTTPTTTTTPTTSTTPTTTTTTTTTTPTTTTTPTTTTTPTTTTTPTTTTTPSTSTTQTTTTPTTTTTPTTTTTPTTTTTPTTSTTLTTTTTPSTTTTQTTTTTQTTTTTPTTTTTPTTTTTPSTTTTPFTTATPTTTITPSTTTTPTTTITPSTTTTPTTTTTPTTTTTPTTTTTPTTTTTPSTTTTQTTTTTQTTTTTPTTTTPSTTTTPTTTTTPTTTTTPTTLTTPTTTTTPTTTTTPTTTTTQTTTTTPTTTTTPTTSTTQTTTTPTTTTTPTTTTTPTTTNTPTTTTTPTTPTTTTTPTTTSTPTTTTTPTTTTTLSTTTTPTTTTTPTTTFTTTTPTTTTTTSTTTTTPTTTNTPTTTTTPTTTTTPSTTTTPTTTTPSTTTTPTTTTTPTTTTTPTTTSTSTTTTTPTTTTTPTTTTTPTTTTTTTTPSSTTTPTTTTTPTTTTTPTTNTTPTTTTTTTTPTTTTTTTTPTTTTTPTTTTTPTTTTPSTTTTPTTTTTPTSTTTPTTTTKPSTTTTPTTTTTPSTTTSTTTTTTPTTTTTPTTTTTPTTTTTPTTTTTPSTTTTPTTTTTQTTTTTPTTTTTQTTTTTPTTTTTPSTTTTPTTTTTPTTTTTPTTTTTPTTTTTLTTTTTPTTTTTPTTTTTPTTTTTPTTTTTRTTTTTPSTTTTPTTTTTQTTTTTPTTTTTQTTTTTQTTTTTPITTTTPTTTTTPTTTTTPTTTTTPTTTTTPTTTTTPTTTTTPTTTTTPTTTTTPTTSTTQTTTRPTTTTTPTTTTTPITTNTPTSTTTPTITTTPTTTTSPTTTTTPTTTTTPTTTTTPTTTTTPTTTTTPTITTTTTTPTTTTTPTTTTTATTTTTPTTTTTPTTTTTPTINTTPTTTTTTTTPTTTTTPTTTTTPTTTTTPSTTTTPTTTTTATTTTTPTTTTTPTSTTTPTTTTTPTTTTIPTTTTTPTTTTTLFTTTTTTTTTTPTTTTTPTTPTSTTTPFTTTTPTTTTTPTTTTTPTTTTTPTTTTTPTTTTTPTTTTTPTTTTTPTTTTTPTTTTTPTTTTTPTTTTTPTTTTTTTTPTTTTTPSTTTAPTTTTPTTTTTPTTTTTPTTTTTPTTTTTPTTTTTTTTPTTTTTPSTTTTPATTTTPTTTTTPTTTTTPSTTTTPTTTTTATTTTTPTTTNTPTSTTTPTTTTTPTTTTTPTTTTTPTTTTTPFTTTTPTTTTTPTTTTTPTTTTTPTTTTTPTTTTTQTTTTTPTTTTTPTTTTTPTTTTTPTTTTTPTTTTTPSTTTTPATTTTPSTTTTPTTTTTATTTTTPTTTTTPSTTTTPTTTTTPTTTTTPTTTTTTTTPTTTTTPSTTTTPATTTTPTTTSTPTTTTTPTSTTTPTTTTTPSTTTTPTTTTTPTTTTTPTTTTTPTTTTTLTTTTPTTTTTPTTTTTTTTSTTQTTTTPTTTTTPTTTTTPTNTNTPTTTTTPTTTTTPTTTTPSTTTTPTTTTTPSTTTTPTTTTTPTTTSTPTTTTTLTTTSTPTTTTTPTTTTTQPTTTPSTTTTPTTTTTPTTTTLPTTTTTPSTTTTPTTTSTPTTTTTPTTTTTPTTTTTPTTTTTPTTTTTPTTTTTPTTTTTPTTTTTPTTTTTTTTPTTTTTPSTTTAPATTTTPTFTTTPTTTTTPSTTTTPTTSTTPTTTTPSTTTTPTTTTTPSTTTTPTTTTTPTTTSTPTTTTTPTTTTTPTTTSTPTTTTTPTTTTTPTTTTTPTTRTTPTTTTTPTTSTTQTTTTPTTTTTPTTTTTPITTNTPISTTTTTTTPTTTTTPTTTTTPTTTTTPTTTTTPTTTTTTTTPTTTTTPSTTTTPATTTTPTTTTTPTTTTTPSTTTTPTTTTTATTTTTPTTTNTPTSTTTPTTTTTPTTTTTPTTTTTPTTTTTPFTTTTPTTTTTPTTTTTPTTTTTPTTTTTPTTTTTQTTTTTPTTTTTPTTTTTPTTTTTPTTTTTPTTTTTPSTTTTPATTTTPSTTTTPTTTTTATTTTTPTTTTTPSTTTTPTTTTTPTTTTTPTTTTTTTTPTTTTTPSTTTTPATTTTPTTTSTPTTTTTPTSTTTPTTTTTPSTTTTPTTTTTPTTTTTPTTTTTPTTTTTLTTTTPTTTTTPTTTTTTTTSTTQTTTTPTTTTTPTTTTTPTNTNTPTTTTTPTTTTTPTTTTPSTTTTPTTTTTPSTTTTPTTTTTPTTTSTPTTTTTLTTTSTPTTTTTPTTTTTQPTTTPSTTTTPTTTTTPTTTTLPTTTTTPSTTTTPTTTSTPTTTTTPTTTTTPTTTTTPTTTTTPTTTSTPTTTTTTTTTTTPTTSTTQTTTTPTTTTTPTTTTTPTTTNTPPSTTTPTTNTTPSTTTTPTTTTTLTTSTTPTTTTTPTTTTTPTTTTTPTTTTTPTTTTTPTTTTTPTTTTTPTTTTTPTTTTSPTTTTTPTTTTTTTTPTTTTTPSTTTTPATTTTPTTTTTPTTTTTPSTTTIPTTTTTATTTTTPTTTTLPSTTTTPTTTTTPTNTTTPTTTTTTTTLTTTSTPTTTTTQTNGGVVELPFFVKFTDNFSEDLYNSTSELYLQTNQNYTEQLQAKFKDLQNFDRIDITQFL from the exons accacaccaactactactaccacaccaactaatACAACTACACtaacaactacaactacaccaacttctaccaccacaccaactactaatactacaccaactactactaccacaccaactactactaccacaccaactactacaactacaccaactactaataccacaccaactactactacacaagctactacaactacaccaactacttctaccacaccaactactacaactacaccaactacttcaactacaccaactactactaccacaactactactaccacaccaactaccacaactacaccaactactactaccacaccaactaccacaactacaccaactactacaactacaccatcCACTTCAACAACACaaactactaccacaccaactactactaccacaccaactactactaccacgccaactactacaactacaccaactacctCAACTACActaactactactaccacaccaagtactacaactacacaaactactactaccacacaaactactacaactacaccaactactactaccacaccaactactactaccacaccaagtacTACTACAACACCATttactactgccacaccaactactacaatTACACCAagtactactaccacaccaactactactattACACCAagtactactaccacaccaactactactaccacaccaactactacaactacaccaacaactacaactacaccaactactactaccacaccaagtactacaactacacaaactactactaccacacaaactactacaactacaccaactactacaacaccaagtactacaactacaccaactactactaccacaccaactactactaccacaccaactactttaactacaccaactactactaccacaccaactactacaactacaccaactactactaccacacaaactacgacaactacaccaactactacaactacaccaactacttcAACAACACaaactactaccacaccaactactactaccacgccaactactacaactacaccaacaacTACAAATACaccaacaactacaactacaccaactacaccaactactacaactacaccaactactacttccacaccaactactacaactacaccaactactactacaaCACtaagtactacaactacaccaactactactactacaccaACTACCACAtttactactaccacaccaactactactaccacaccaagtactacaactacaccagctactactaccacaccaactactacaactacaccaactactactaccacaccaactaccaCAACTACTACTacaacaccaactactactaccacaccaagtactacaactacaccagctactactaccacaccaactactacttctacaccaactactacaactaaaCCAACTAGTACTATCataccaactactactaccacaccaagtactacaactacaccaactactactaccacaccaagtactacaactacatCAACTACTGCttccacaccaactactactaccaca actactactaccacaccaactttTACTACTACaccaacaactacaactacaccaactactacaactacaccaactactacaactacaccaactactactaccacaccaactactacaactacaccaactactactaccacaccaactactactaccacaccaactttTACtacatcaacaactacaactacaccaactactacaactacaccaactactacaccaactactactaccacaccaactactacaactacaccaactactactaccacaccaactactactaccacaccaactactacaactacaccaactactactaccacaccaactactactaccacaccaagtactacaactacaccaactactactatcacaccaactactactaccaccacaccaactaccacaactacaccaactattactaccacaccaacaaccacaactacaccaactactacaactacaccaagtaCTTCAACAACACaaactactaccacaccaactactactaccacgccatctactacaactacaccaacaacTACAAAtacaccaactactaccactacaccaactactactaccacaccaactactactaccacaccaattactactaccacaccaactactacaactacaccaactacttcAACTACACTAaatactactaccacaccaagtaatacaccaactactactaccacacaaacTACTACAACTTCACCAACTCCTACTACCACACAAattactacaactacaccaactactactaccacaccaactactactaccacaccaagtactactaccacaccatttactactgccacaccaacaactacaactacaccaacttcTACTACCAGACCAACTTCTACTAATACACCAagtactactaccacaccaactactactaccacaccaactaatACAACTACACtaacaactacaactacaccaacttctaccaccacaccaactactaatactacaccaactactactaccacaccaactactactaccacaccaactactacaactacaccaactactaataccacaccaactactactacacaagctactacaactacaccaactacttctaccacaccaactactacaactacaccaactacttcaactacaccaactactactaccacaactactactaccacaccaactaccacaactacaccaactactactaccacaccaactaccacaactacaccaactactacaactacaccatcCACTTCAACAACACaaactactaccacaccaactactactaccacaccaactactactaccacgccaactactacaactacaccaactacctCAACTACActaactactactaccacaccaagtactacaactacacaaactactactaccacacaaactactacaactacaccaactactactaccacaccaactactactaccacaccaagtacTACTACAACACCATttactactgccacaccaactactacaatTACACCAagtactactaccacaccaactactactattACACCAagtactactaccacaccaactactactaccacaccaactactacaactacaccaacaactacaactacaccaactactactaccacaccaagtactacaactacacaaactactactaccacacaaactactacaactacaccaactactacaacaccaagtactacaactacaccaactactactaccacaccaactactactaccacaccaactactttaactacaccaactactactaccacaccaactactacaactacaccaactactactaccacacaaactacgacaactacaccaactactacaactacaccaactacttcAACAACACaaactactaccacaccaactactactaccacgccaactactacaactacaccaacaacTACAAATACaccaacaactacaactacaccaactacaccaactactacaactacaccaactactacttccacaccaactactacaactacaccaactactactacaaCACtaagtactacaactacaccaactactactactacaccaACTACCACAtttactactaccacaccaacta ctactactaccacgtcaactactacaactacaccaacaacTACAAAtacaccaactactaccaccacacctactactactactacaccatctactactaccacaccaactactaccacaccaagtactactaccacaccaactactacaactacaccaactaccactaccacaccaactactacttcTACatcaactactactactacaccaactactactactacaccaacaactacaactacaccaactacaacaactactacaactacaccaagtaGTACTAcaacaccaactactacaactacaccaactactactaccacaccaactactaataccacaccaactactacaactactactaccacaccaactaccacaactactactaccacaccaactactactaccacaccaactactactaccacaccaactactaccacaccaagtactactaccacaccaactactacaactacaccaactagtactaccacaccaactactactaccaaaccaagtactacaactacaccaactactactaccacaccaagtactacaacttcaacaactactactaccacaccaactactactaccacaccaactactacaactacaccaacaactacaactacaccaactactactaccacaccaagtactacaactacaccaactactactaccacacaaactactacaactacaccaactactactaccacacaaactactacaactacaccaactactactaccacaccaagtactacaactacaccaactactactaccacaccaactactactaccacaccaactactactaccacaccaactactacaactacactaactactactaccacaccaactactacaactacaccaactactactaccacaccaactacgacaactacaccaacaactacaactacacgaactactactaccacaccaagtactacaactacaccaactactactaccacacaaactactacaactacaccaactactactaccacacaaactactacaactacacaaactactactaccacaccaattactacaactacaccaactactactaccacaccaactactactaccacaccaactactacaactacaccaactactactaccacaccaactactacaactacaccaactactactaccacaccaactacgacaactacaccaactactacaactacaccaactacttcAACAACACAAACTACTACCagaccaactactactaccacgcCAAccactacaactacaccaataACTACAAATACACCAACTTCTACCACCACACCAACTATTActactacaccaactactactacctcaccaactactactaccacaccaactactacaactacaccaactactactactacaccaactactactactacaccaacaactacaactacaccaactattacaactactacaactacaccaactactactaccacaccaactactacaactacagcaactactactaccacaccaactactactaccacaccaactactacaactacaccaactattaataccacaccaactaccacaactactactaccacaccaactactactaccacaccaactactacaactacaccaactactactaccacaccaagtactacaactacaccaactactactaccacagcaactactactaccacaccaacaactacaactacaccaacttctaccaccacaccaactactactactacaccaactactactaccataccaactactactaccacaccaactactacaactacactaTTTACTACTACTACaacaactactactactacaccaacaactacaactacaccaactacacCAACTTCTACAACTACACCATTTACTActactacaccaactactactactacaccaacaactacaactacaccaactactactaccaccccaactactactaccacaccaactactactacgacaccaactactacaactacaccaactactacaactacaccaactactacaactacaccaactactactaccacaccaactactacaaccacaccaactactactaccacaccaactaccacaactactactaccacaccaactactactacgacaccaagtactacaactGCACCa actacaactacaccaactactactaccacaccaactactactaccacaccaactactacaactacaccaactactactaccacaccaactaccacaactactactaccacaccaactactactacgacaccaagtactacaactacaccagctactactaccacaccaactactacaactacaccaactactactaccacaccaagtactacaactacaccaactactactaccacagcaactactactaccacaccaacaaCTACAAATACACCAACTTCTAccaccacaccaactactactactacaccaactactactaccacaccaactactactaccacaccaactactacaactacaccatttactactactacaccaactactactactacaccaacaactacaactacaccaacaactacaactacaccaactactactaccacaccaactactacaactacacaaactactactaccacaccaactactactaccacaccaactactacaactacaccaactactactaccacaccaactactactaccacaccaactactactacgacaccaagtactacaactacaccagctactactaccacaccaagtactacaactacaccaactactactaccacagcaactactactaccacaccaactactacaactacaccaagtaCTACTAcaacaccaactactacaactacaccaactactactaccacaccaactaccacaactactactaccacaccaactactactaccacaccaagtactacaactacaccagctactactaccacaccaactactacttctacaccaacaactacaactacaccaactagtactaccacaccaactactactaccacaccaagtactacaactacaccaactactactaccacaccaactactactaccacaccaactactactaccacaccaactactacaactacactaACTACTACCACACCTACAaccacaactacaccaactactacaactacaacaaCTACTTCAACAACACaaactactaccacaccaactactactaccacgccaactactacaactacaccaacaaatacaaatacaccaactactaccacCACAcctactactactaccacaccaactactaccacaccaagtacaactaccacaccaactactactaccacaccaagtactacaactacaccaactactactaccacaccaactactacttctacaccaactactactaccacactaACTACTACttctacaccaactactacaactacaccaactactactactacacaacctactaccacaccaagtactactaccacaccaactactactaccacaccaactactacaactttaccaactactactaccacaccaagtactacaactacaccaactactactagcacaccaactactactaccacaccaactactacaactacaccaactactactacgacaccaactactacaactacaccaactactacaactacaccaactactactaccacaccaactactacaaccacaccaactactactaccacaccaactaccacaactactactaccacaccaactactactacgacaccaagtactacaactGCACCagctactactaccacaccaacttttacaactacaccaactactactaccacaccaagtactacaactacaccaactacttctaccacaccaactactaccacaccaagtactactaccacaccaactactactaccacaccaagtactacaactacaccaactactactaccacaccaactactacttctacaccaactactacaactacaccaactactactaccacaccaactactacttctacaccaactactacaactacaccaactactactactacaccaactactactaccacaccaactacgagaactacaccaactactacaactacaccaactacttcAACAACACaaactactaccacaccaactactactaccacgcCAAccactacaactacaccaataACTACAAATACACCAATTTCTACCACCACa actacaactacaccaactactactaccacaccaactactactaccacaccaactactacaactacaccaactactactaccacaccaactaccacaactactactaccacaccaactactactacgacaccaagtactacaactacaccagctactactaccacaccaactactacaactacaccaactactactaccacaccaagtactacaactacaccaactactactaccacagcaactactactaccacaccaacaaCTACAAATACACCAACTTCTAccaccacaccaactactactactacaccaactactactaccacaccaactactactaccacaccaactactacaactacaccatttactactactacaccaactactactactacaccaacaactacaactacaccaacaactacaactacaccaactactactaccacaccaactactacaactacacaaactactactaccacaccaactactactaccacaccaactactacaactacaccaactactactaccacaccaactactactaccacaccaactactactacgacaccaagtactacaactacaccagctactactaccacaccaagtactacaactacaccaactactactaccacagcaactactactaccacaccaactactacaactacaccaagtaCTACTAcaacaccaactactacaactacaccaactactactaccacaccaactaccacaactactactaccacaccaactactactaccacaccaagtactacaactacaccagctactactaccacaccaactactacttctacaccaacaactacaactacaccaactagtactaccacaccaactactactaccacaccaagtactacaactacaccaactactactaccacaccaactactactaccacaccaactactactaccacaccaactactacaactacactaACTACTACCACACCTACAaccacaactacaccaactactacaactacaacaaCTACTTCAACAACACaaactactaccacaccaactactactaccacgccaactactacaactacaccaacaaatacaaatacaccaactactaccacCACAcctactactactaccacaccaactactaccacaccaagtacaactaccacaccaactactactaccacaccaagtactacaactacaccaactactactaccacaccaactactacttctacaccaactactactaccacactaACTACTACttctacaccaactactacaactacaccaactactactactacacaacctactaccacaccaagtactactaccacaccaactactactaccacaccaactactacaactttaccaactactactaccacaccaagtactacaactacaccaactactactagcacaccaactactactaccacaccaactactacaactacaccaactactactaccacaccaactactacaactacaccaactactacttcCACACCAACTACgacaactactacaactactacaactacaccaactacttcAACAACACaaactactaccacaccaactactactaccacgccaactactacaactacaccaacaacTACAAATACACCACCTTCTAccaccacaccaactactaatACTACACCAagtactactaccacaccaactactactaccacactaACTACttcaactacaccaactactactactacaccaactactactactacaccaacaactacaactacaccaactactacaactacaccaactactactaccacaccaactactacaactacaccaactactactaccacaccaactactactaccacaccaactactacaacttcaccaactactactaccacaccaactaccacaactactactaccacaccaactactactacgacaccaagtactacaactacaccagctactactaccacaccaactactacaactacaccaactactactaccacaccaagtactacaactataccaactactactaccacagcaactactactaccacacctaCTACTACAACTTTACCAAGTACTACTAcaacaccaactactacaactacaccaactaatactaccacaccaactaccacaactactactaccacactaACTACTACttctacaccaactactacaactacacaaACTa